A window of Cryptomeria japonica chromosome 3, Sugi_1.0, whole genome shotgun sequence contains these coding sequences:
- the LOC131072939 gene encoding uncharacterized protein LOC131072939, with protein MDFVNDDGENFCPLCMEEMDLTDRQLKPCKCGYEICVWCWHQVMEVAEKDNTEGRCPACRTPYDKEKIVGMTVSCDRLDMSSEKRQKSQKSKTKASEMRKHLSNVRVIQRNLVYIIGIPSNLADEETLERREFFGQYGKVLKVSISKPSASNQHSSSNPTSSVYITYMKEEEAIRCIQVVNGYVLDGRPLKACFGTTKYCHAWLKNMPCNNPDCLYLHDIGTQEDSFTKEEMVSTCASKIPQFHGPTNSLQRRGGSCLPPPEPEVCSTNLASSSKPSVKTVISNVGGHAKTTVANGSTGKATALPAAASWGLRVTQGKSLPTKAPIIPVSTKLKSSSSHTLSVSPPSNLPTSAAVVVAAAATPLLHSDHIQSSLGVVSCNGSQTSLRSPCSLTSKQNMKNHQTRTNLTNGAAVDSSAVTAISEKHIREDSPERRPSESHLQQNHGFQEALEKASDISLQNSSLTGNSHVQSVGIEKLEYASVSSGLRTRRLSQDGSINFHNNFDDISTSTSNESSRAFHGSFNASKLPLDASTVSANLLQSDSNTLDEKFMVEPMKEFSVSDIEDHCISTEPEEQCPGSVAQMLSETGRFLKHGSSLDANKRPFLSWRSTTMAESCSANTAISKDDSSTVLSLETSNLDILNGNSYKIGTVDGKSDFSRARSEGSILTHPFQDVGITEDRIIRVNVPASEQIAEGNSILAKSQYVERHENDKTHIRHNSGTDAGEDNIISDILKLNIDIWEDDSITSPHDVVTKALLGEKEKVNGLPKDISSLRKLQNSGQSRFSFARHDGSSGESSQSSKSLVSSGQFPDTWSKGKDTLDERVGYDQVNRSLNDRTAFDQEEYQMLSNRTAPPPLSGSTVAPPSVSRSQFSAPPGFSVPTRAPQVPPPGFFPQSRVERPYEPPTTTVFSNGTKDHNEAVLSQNAFSNSYPSLHQTLGVNNSNDVEFIDPAIMAVGKGKFPIGQIQRGSAGPDSVFSGPRQDLSDSSFSQSFLGLRSPFPQQVSSADYDARLQMLKQKPFYTNSSLTSPRQQFTFQDQIGDISSYLSRQSDAMIPSMMREQSQMNLDSVFSQPSFQQPMNLSFRSSSVGANGWDSWNRMSSALESGLGERNFLEIGNKERMGAWDPKSGLTKLFPTYGESMFHMPCSENYYSRPFEM; from the exons ATGGACTTTGTGAATGATGATGGGGAAAATTTTTGCCCACTCTGCATGGAGGAAATGGACTTGACTGATCGTCAATTGAAACCTTGCAAATGTGGTTATGAG ATATGTGTTTGGTGTTGGCACCAAGTTATGGAAGTGGCTGAGAAGGATAACACTGAAGGGCGCTGCCCTGCTTGTCGGACACCATATGACAAGGAAAAAATAGTCGGAATGACAGTCAGTTGCGACAG ACTGGATATGTCTTCTGAGAAGCGGCAGAAGTCGCAAAAGTCGAAGACAAAGGCATCTGAAATGCGAAAACATCTCAGTAATGTTCGAGTCATTCAGCGGAACCTTGTTTACATCATTGGGATACCTTCAAATTTAGCTGATGAAGAG ACTCTTGAACGTCGAGAATTCTTTGGGCAGTATGGGAAAGTTCTGAAGGTTTCTATTTCAAAGCCTAGTGCTAGTAATCAACATTCTAGCAGTAATCCAACTTCAAGTGT ATATATTACCTATATGAAAGAGGAAGAAGCTATTCGTTGTATTCAGGTTGTAAATGGATATGTATTAGATGGTAGACCGTTAAA AGCTTGTTTTGGTACTACAAAGTACTGCCATGCATGGTTGAAAAATATG CCTTGCAACAATCCAGATTGCCTATACCTGCACGATATAGGTACTCAAGAAGATAGTTTCACAAAAGAGGAGATGGTATCCACATGTGCAAG CAAAATTCCACAGTTCCATGGTCCTACAAATTCATTGCAGCGGCGTGGGGGTAGTTGCCTACCTCCACCAGAACCTGAGGTCTGTAGCACAAACTTGGCTTCCTCAAGTAAACCTTCTGTCAAAACAGTGATTTCT AATGTTGGAGGTCATGCCAAGACTACAGTTGCTAATGGATCTACTGGAAAAGCAACTGCCCTACCAGCTGCTGCTTCCTG GGGCTTGCGTGTTACACAGGGGAAGTCATTACCCACAAAAGCACCAATTATCCCAGTTTCCACAAAACTCAAATCAAGTTCCTCTCATACATTGTCAGTTTCTCCACCTTCAAATTTACCCACATCGGCTGCTGTGGTAGTAGCAGCAGCAGCTACCCCTTTGTTGCATTCGGATCATATCCAATCGTCTTTGGGTGTGGTCAGTTGTAATGGGTCACAAACAAGTCTACGTTCGCCATGTTCTCTGACTTCCAAACAGAATATGAAGAACCACCAAACAAGGACAAATTTGACAAATGGTGCTGCTGTAGATTCTTCAGCTGTCACAGCAATTTCAGAAAAACACATCAGGGAAGATAGCCCTGAAAGGAGGCCTAGTGAGAGTCATTTGCAGCAAAACCATGGATTTCAAGAAGCTCTTGAAAAGGCATCTGATATCTCATTACAAAATTCATCCCTTACAGGCAATTCACATGTACAGAGTGTTGGCATTGAGAAATTAGAATATGCATCTGTATCATCTGGTCTTAGGACTAGAAGGCTCTCTCAGGATGGTTCTATAAATTTTCATAACAATTTTGATGATATAAGTACCTCAACATCAAATGAAAGCTCTAGAGCTTTTCACGGTAGTTTCAATGCCAGCAAGCTTCCGCTGGATGCATCAACAGTCTCTGCAAATTTGTTACAGAGTGATAGTAACACACTTGATGAAAAATTTATGGTTGAACCCATGAAGGAATTTTCTGTCTCAGATATTGAAGATCATTGCATTTCAACTGAGCCTGAAGAACAATGTCCAGGATCAGTTGCACAAATGCTTTCAGAAACAGGAAGAtttttaaaacatggatcttcGTTAGATGCTAATAAAAGGCCTTTTCTTTCATGGAGATCAACCACCATGGCTGAATCGTGCAGTGCAAACACAGCCATATCAAAAGATGACTCAAGTACAGTCTTGTCATTAGAGACTTCGAATTTGGACATTCTTAATGGCAACAGTTACAAAATTGGCACAGTTGATGGAAAATCTGATTTTTCTAGAGCAAGATCCGAGGGTTCTATTTTGACACATCCATTTCAAGATGTTGGCATTACAGAAGATAGAATTATAAGGGTCAATGTTCCAGCCAGCGAGCAGATTGCTGAAGGCAATTCTATATTAGCAAAATCACAATACGtggaaagacatgaaaatgataaAACCCACATTAGGCATAACAGTGGTACGGACGCTGGGGAGGACAATATTATCTCAGATATTCTTAAATTGAACATTGACATTTGGGAAGATGATTCAATAACTAGTCCCCATGATGTTGTTACTAAGGCACTGCTTGGtgagaaagaaaaggttaatgGTTTACCAAAGGATATATCAAGCTTAAGGAAATTGCAAAATAGTGGACAGTCCAGGTTCTCATTTGCAAGACATGATGGATCTTCTGGAGAATCAAGTCAGTCATCAAAGTCCTTAGTTTCTAGCGGACAATTCCCAGATACATGGTCAAAAGGAAAAGATACTTTGGATGAGAGAGTTGGTTATGATCAAGTCAACAGATCATTGAATGATAGGACTGCTTTTGATCAGGAAGAATATCAAATGCTTTCCAACAGAACTGCACCTCCTCCTCTTTCTGGTTCTACTG TTGCACCACCTTCTGTTTCAAGGTCTCAGTTTTCTGCCCCACCGGGCTTCTCAGTTCCAACCAGGGCCCCTCAAGTTCCGCCTCCTGGATTTTTTCCTCAGTCAAGAGTTGAAAGGCCATATGAACCTCCGACTACAACAG TTTTTTCAAATGGAACTAAAGATCACAACGAGGCTGTATTGTCACAAAATGCTTTTTCTAATTCGTACCCTTCACTACATCAGACACTGGGAGTCAATAACTCTAATGATGTGGAATTCATTGATCCTGCAATAATGGCTGTTGGAAAAGGCAAATTTCCTATAGGACAGATCCAGCGTGGTTCTGCAGGTCCTGATTCAGTTTTTAGTGGTCCTAGGCAGGATTTGTCTGATTCGAGTTTTAGTCAGTCCTTTCTTGGACTTCGATCTCCTTTCCCACAACAGGTCAGTTCTGCAGACTATGATGCCAGGCTTCAGATGCTGAAACAAAAACCATTTTATACCAACTCAAGTTTGACATCTCCAAGGCAGCAGTTTACATTTCAGGACCAGATTGGAGACATTTCATCTTACTTGTCCCGTCAGAGTGATGCTATGATTCCATCCATGATGAGAGAACAATCTCAAATGAACCTTGATTCTGTGTTCTCTCAGCCATCTTTTCAACAGCCAATGAATTTATCTTTCAGAAGCTCTTCAGTTGGTGCAAATGGTTGGGATAGTTGGAACAGAATGAGTTCTGCACTTGAATCTGGGCTTGGGGAGAGAAATTTTTTAGAAATTGGGAACAAAGAAAGAATGGGTGCTTGGGATCCTAAAAGTGGATTGACCAAGCTCTTTCCAACTTATGGTGAATCGATGTTCCACATGCCATGCTCAGAAAATTATTACAGTAGACCATTTGAAATGTGA